Genomic DNA from Cloeon dipterum chromosome 3, ieCloDipt1.1, whole genome shotgun sequence:
CCTCGGAGAGTGCTGAtcagtgcatttttattaatttgtcaaattcgACTTTGAATGAGACTTATTTGGGCACTGATTCTTGTACCAAGCAAAAACAGTTTCTCTGTGAAgtgatattttacaatttttttttattccacattttaatgtttttcgtTTCTATGTCTCTCAGGCCTTGCAACCGGGCAATAAATCGGTGCAAATCGCGCGCTCTTGCTCGGAAATTTGGAATGTGACTGAAAATGAAGTGAATGATATAATTATGAATCCAAGCGGCGACGTCGTCAACCAAAGACGCAATCTCAAAGTGCGGCtacgcaaattaatttgagttatttttaaaatcctgtCTTTTTTGCTTCGCAGTGTTATCTAAGGTGCTGCGGCAAAAAAGGACACgttgtaaatatatttcttgagttcccttttttaaaatcaaattaaatctgattatggaaaagataaaaaccGGGTCGCTAGTGACGGATGAAATTTTGCGCAACTTGGAAGACTTGACGGCCGACGACCCGCAAGCCATGCAGGAtggctttcaaaattttgattcctgCACTTCCATTCGTAAGCTTATTACATGTGCAGAAcacaatttcaaatcattatttttttgcagagtcCACCGACGAGTGCCACCTGATGGCCCAGATGTTCCAGtgtggaaagaaaaatgatccAGACCTTACTTTAGAACTCGTAACTGCCATCAAAGGAGACGCCACTGTGACTTTTAGAATTCTATTCATAcagaattttatcttttacttTGTATTGATCAGGTTTCAGTAACTGCTGCAGGGGGAATTAAAACCGGCTATAGAGTATGTCCTGTGTATCCAGCAGCAAGTTGTGTACCAAATGTAATCTTGCTAATTTTAGACTAATTTACTGTAAGATTAACTAATGTTGATCTTGTAGCAAACATATATCGATGAACTTAAAAACACGGGATCATGTAATCAATTTACTTTTCTTTAACCAGActcattataattttaaattttaatattgagatAATGGACAATCAAAGTATTTATCAtaactaaatatattttaattgtaaattatgttaaaaattggattccccgtctttttaataatctcAACTGGTCCATATCCATCTTTTCTTTTCATCagaataatatgtataaaaatattcatcgggattgtattaaaaaaatatgtttcgcGTTCacggcaaaatttaaatgaaagatctaatttttatttcagcattGGGGGGAGGTGTCATGACATCATCGACtggcaaaaaatactttatgaAATATGTCTTTTATGAAGGAATTGTAagtgattcaaaattcaaacagtaaataaacgcattaaaataatgttatttttctaattt
This window encodes:
- the LOC135940506 gene encoding uncharacterized protein LOC135940506, yielding MNPSGDVVNQRRNLKCYLRCCGKKGHVIKTGSLVTDEILRNLEDLTADDPQAMQDGFQNFDSCTSIQSTDECHLMAQMFQCGKKNDPDLTLELVTAIKGDATVSVTAAGGIKTGYRVCPVYPAASCVPNQTYIDELKNTGSSLGGGVMTSSTGKKYFMKYVFYEGINAAQAEAIYCCALGSHLVTFESLDDFNAFMQSWQDGTQHSAILGPTFDNGDGTDSWCLNFKKMPVGMIKDVNKFYRNQLWNSTIFFGQALDLYSVANGGGAHRVICGPLPY